Proteins from a single region of Desulfobacter postgatei 2ac9:
- a CDS encoding extracellular solute-binding protein, whose product MRVIFFLCLLGGLFGCTSDRSQNISSSEPPSNAGLAPLVYQKLPHNILWLTNDTDPVFASDNAEKGGVIREAIMNFPMTFRVVGPDSNGSFRSAILDNQLALINIHPVSRRIIPELATHWAYAPDKKTMYFKLDPDARWSDGVPVTARDYLYTLTFMRSEHIVAPWYNDYYTREIESVTAFDDYTIAVKSTKAVPDLYLKLGISPTPEHFFKTLGEDFLSRFNWAVVPNTGAYQISDFKKGRFIRFSRKKQWWAKDRRYFKNRFNVDSVLFTVIRDFNMQWEYFKKGRLDTFGMVVPKFWHQKSNTPVINKGYVERICFFNDLAQPSRGMWLNLDRPVFEDIRVRQAFAHAMNMDKVIKQVLRGDYFRLPQAFYGYGEYTDYTIKAREYDISQVEALMKQAGWHRGPEGIWQKGAMRFSVIVTYYLEDHMPQLAVLKEDALKAGIDLELERLDPTAMFKKTLEKKHDVAWMGWSTGMRPSFWEGWHSDNAHKPQTNNITNTDDPELDKLIDRYRDSLDERERINLSGTIQNKIHDICAYVPSYMVPYVRVAYWRWMRLPKFHGTPVSDSLFDPFASDAGGLFWIDEHIRHQTLAVVNAGQVFAPVTIIDDKYKRKVRPE is encoded by the coding sequence ATGAGAGTTATTTTCTTTCTTTGCCTTTTGGGCGGGCTGTTCGGGTGCACATCAGACCGGTCCCAAAATATCTCTTCATCTGAACCGCCTTCCAATGCAGGCCTTGCGCCCCTGGTGTATCAAAAACTGCCGCACAATATCCTGTGGCTCACCAATGATACAGATCCGGTGTTTGCCTCGGACAATGCTGAAAAAGGCGGGGTGATCCGGGAGGCCATCATGAATTTCCCCATGACCTTCAGGGTGGTGGGACCGGATTCCAACGGCTCTTTTCGAAGCGCAATTCTGGACAACCAGCTCGCTTTGATTAATATCCATCCTGTCTCGCGGCGTATTATTCCCGAGCTTGCCACCCACTGGGCCTATGCCCCGGATAAAAAGACCATGTATTTTAAGCTCGATCCAGATGCCAGGTGGTCGGACGGGGTGCCGGTTACCGCCAGGGACTATTTGTATACCCTGACATTCATGCGCTCTGAACATATTGTGGCACCCTGGTATAATGATTACTACACCCGGGAGATTGAATCGGTTACGGCGTTTGACGATTACACCATTGCGGTCAAAAGCACCAAAGCCGTACCTGACCTTTATCTGAAACTTGGCATCAGCCCGACGCCTGAACATTTTTTTAAAACCCTTGGAGAGGACTTTCTATCCCGCTTCAACTGGGCCGTTGTGCCCAATACCGGGGCTTACCAGATCAGTGATTTTAAAAAAGGGCGATTTATCCGGTTTTCCCGAAAAAAACAGTGGTGGGCAAAGGACCGGCGATATTTTAAAAACCGGTTTAACGTGGATTCAGTGCTTTTTACGGTAATTCGTGATTTCAACATGCAGTGGGAATATTTTAAGAAAGGCCGTCTGGATACCTTTGGTATGGTGGTGCCCAAATTCTGGCACCAGAAATCCAACACCCCGGTTATTAATAAAGGATATGTGGAACGTATCTGCTTTTTCAATGATCTGGCGCAGCCTTCCAGGGGAATGTGGCTGAACCTGGACCGTCCCGTATTCGAGGATATCCGGGTTCGGCAGGCCTTTGCCCATGCCATGAACATGGACAAGGTGATCAAGCAGGTTTTACGGGGCGATTATTTCCGGCTGCCCCAGGCCTTTTACGGATATGGAGAATATACGGATTACACCATCAAAGCCCGTGAGTACGATATTTCACAGGTTGAAGCGCTGATGAAGCAGGCCGGCTGGCACAGAGGTCCGGAAGGCATCTGGCAGAAAGGAGCCATGCGGTTTTCCGTTATCGTGACCTATTATCTGGAAGATCATATGCCCCAGCTGGCAGTATTGAAGGAAGACGCGCTCAAGGCCGGCATCGACCTGGAACTGGAGCGCCTTGACCCCACAGCCATGTTTAAGAAAACCCTGGAAAAAAAGCATGATGTGGCCTGGATGGGGTGGAGTACGGGCATGCGGCCTTCTTTTTGGGAGGGATGGCACTCGGACAATGCACATAAGCCCCAGACCAATAACATCACCAACACGGATGACCCTGAACTGGACAAGCTTATTGACCGGTACCGGGACAGCCTGGATGAGCGCGAACGTATCAATTTATCTGGAACGATTCAAAACAAGATACATGATATCTGTGCATATGTGCCTTCATATATGGTGCCCTATGTCCGAGTGGCTTACTGGCGGTGGATGAGGCTGCCGAAATTCCACGGCACCCCTGTGTCCGATAGTTTGTTTGATCCTTTCGCCTCCGATGCGGGCGGGCTTTTCTGGATTGATGAGCATATTCGTCATCAGACCCTTGCCGTTGTGAATGCGGGACAGGTGTTTGCACCTGTTACCATCATTGACGACAAATATAAACGAAAGGTCCGGCCGGAATGA
- a CDS encoding DUF748 domain-containing protein, with protein MKKYFTVKIVALSAGILFALYLILTGLVAPWAGKRIAVNALTKTLERQTRIESITFNPFTLEARVKNFAVESKIKGENLASIQDVYLNLSAASLLHLAPVISDVQVTAPKFSLHLNEDNSLNISDLLQRNKEPTAPEPEPAKEASDALFEFKVFNVKITDAALVFTDHIRSVTHSVTQLNFDLPLISSMEKDLATPIKAVMNCLLNNSRLDVNVTGVPFDATRKMSVSLSMLPLDLNYFVPYINLPAPYKIKSAGNLGLSVSGDYEIPAGKTVEEQTLAVSLKTVMKNFDLENVSGAKLFACPLLTMNASSQNVFDMNFLVDQVLLDQASLFVERDARGGINLVPGGQGMKTAQPPQASTRRSDASTVDTQAVQGQAPAVHQNKKPLKPVIALSLPFTAKINQAAVKNMHIRFSDKMVSPEVVKEISSLDFSLTDMNVGSKVEGKYDLHILTGDDEEIKTAGAFHVHNDLKANGNVSVKGISLKHFRPYLASYLGDNVTLENVAAALNFNMGFSQAGLGVEVSDGQVTLDTFGLTEQGKKEPLVQFDRLALSGISCDLLKQEAGVGLVELHKAQVEVNRDKTGRMDLLAAIEQALKPGGNPGKKATASKPAQIKQDATKQDEQNAPAPAWVATIHKTVLDQCRVQFIDQAKKEPVKVIMKDIGVTVENISTKKGEKSTFKASMTNKDKGQINLDGSFDISGPAATVNIDFNRIDVNTAEPYFTDFLKISISEGYLNTKGTVVVTPGKKKSDLPEITYKGQASLNNFMSKNKVDNTEFFSCKSLYATGMEICVNPMSVVIEKIALTDFYQRVILNKNAQLNYKEIMVEQPEDKTVPKGKTKTESAPVKEGGSIPHIRINAITLQGGHINFSDYFTQPNFTANMTEIAGSLTGLSSMGKAHAQLVLKGVHGGYAPLDITGQLDPLKDKRFLDLTISFKNIELPKFNVYSKKYLGYEIEKGKLILELHYNINGDKLNSNNHVLFDQLTLGKKVESKDASSLPLEFAVSLLKNSKGEIDLNLPITGDLSDPKFHFGKVVGTVLKNFIMGIVTAPFKFLGNLVGVGSGQDLGYVEFDPGKSQLDQAQKDKLNKLVTVLDKRTNLKLEILSRYNKLKDAEQLRYEAYEAMVLSMDKKLPEDGTVRLADLDEEKRTRLIEKSYDKAQFPKPRDASGKEKELTLDEKETLLVTSMSLDGDALNDLGRRRGREIAKYLTETGKIDVRRVFVTQPDPVAEDEENSARIKTAFNLK; from the coding sequence ATGAAGAAATATTTTACGGTGAAAATAGTGGCCTTAAGTGCCGGCATCCTGTTTGCCCTTTATCTGATTTTGACAGGACTTGTGGCACCCTGGGCAGGTAAACGCATTGCTGTTAACGCCCTGACCAAAACCCTTGAAAGGCAGACTCGGATTGAATCCATAACTTTTAATCCGTTCACCCTGGAAGCCCGGGTTAAAAATTTTGCCGTTGAAAGTAAAATCAAAGGGGAAAATTTGGCCTCGATTCAGGACGTTTATCTCAACCTCTCCGCCGCCTCCCTGCTTCATCTGGCCCCGGTGATTTCCGATGTTCAGGTAACAGCGCCTAAATTTTCTCTTCATTTGAATGAGGATAACTCCTTAAATATTTCAGACCTGCTTCAAAGAAATAAGGAACCCACCGCACCGGAGCCTGAACCCGCTAAAGAAGCGTCCGATGCTTTGTTTGAGTTCAAGGTATTTAATGTAAAAATTACGGATGCGGCCCTGGTTTTCACCGATCATATCCGTTCGGTCACCCATTCAGTAACACAGCTGAACTTTGATCTTCCCCTGATCAGCAGCATGGAAAAGGATCTGGCAACGCCTATCAAAGCCGTTATGAATTGTCTGCTGAATAATTCCCGGCTGGATGTCAATGTAACGGGTGTCCCTTTTGACGCCACCCGGAAAATGTCGGTGTCACTGAGCATGCTGCCGCTGGATCTCAACTATTTTGTTCCTTATATTAATCTGCCGGCCCCTTATAAAATTAAATCCGCCGGTAACCTTGGCCTATCCGTTTCTGGCGACTATGAGATCCCGGCGGGGAAAACCGTTGAAGAGCAAACGCTTGCGGTCAGCCTGAAAACCGTAATGAAAAATTTTGATCTGGAGAATGTGTCCGGCGCTAAGTTGTTCGCCTGCCCCCTGTTGACGATGAACGCATCATCCCAGAATGTATTTGATATGAATTTTCTGGTGGACCAGGTATTGCTTGACCAGGCCTCTTTGTTTGTTGAACGCGATGCCCGGGGCGGCATCAATCTGGTTCCCGGAGGGCAGGGGATGAAAACGGCACAGCCCCCGCAGGCTTCGACCCGGAGGTCGGATGCGTCAACCGTTGATACCCAGGCCGTTCAAGGTCAGGCACCAGCTGTGCACCAAAACAAAAAACCGTTAAAACCGGTGATTGCCCTCTCCCTGCCCTTTACTGCGAAAATCAACCAGGCCGCCGTGAAAAATATGCATATCCGCTTCAGTGATAAGATGGTCTCGCCTGAGGTGGTCAAAGAGATCTCCAGTCTGGACTTTAGCCTCACTGACATGAATGTCGGTTCCAAGGTTGAAGGAAAATATGACCTTCATATTCTGACCGGCGATGACGAAGAGATAAAAACGGCCGGAGCGTTTCATGTGCATAATGATCTGAAGGCCAACGGCAATGTTTCCGTTAAGGGTATTTCCCTTAAACATTTTCGTCCCTATCTGGCATCCTATCTTGGGGATAATGTCACCCTTGAGAATGTGGCTGCCGCTCTGAATTTCAACATGGGTTTCTCCCAGGCCGGGTTGGGTGTTGAGGTATCCGACGGTCAGGTGACCCTGGATACATTCGGTCTGACTGAGCAGGGCAAAAAAGAGCCCCTGGTACAGTTCGACCGGCTGGCATTATCCGGAATCTCCTGCGACCTTTTAAAACAGGAGGCAGGCGTGGGGCTTGTGGAACTTCATAAGGCCCAGGTTGAGGTTAACCGGGATAAAACAGGCCGGATGGACCTGCTTGCAGCCATTGAACAGGCCCTGAAACCAGGGGGCAACCCCGGGAAAAAGGCGACTGCATCAAAGCCTGCACAGATAAAACAAGACGCAACAAAGCAGGATGAACAGAACGCACCTGCACCTGCGTGGGTTGCAACCATACATAAAACGGTTTTAGACCAGTGTCGGGTTCAGTTCATTGATCAAGCCAAAAAAGAGCCGGTGAAGGTGATCATGAAAGACATTGGTGTTACGGTTGAAAATATTTCCACAAAGAAAGGGGAAAAATCAACCTTCAAGGCATCCATGACCAACAAGGACAAGGGACAAATTAATCTTGACGGCAGCTTTGACATTTCAGGGCCTGCAGCGACCGTGAATATAGATTTCAACCGGATTGACGTGAATACGGCAGAACCGTATTTTACTGATTTCTTGAAAATTTCAATATCCGAAGGATATCTGAATACCAAGGGTACAGTGGTCGTGACTCCGGGCAAGAAGAAAAGTGATCTACCGGAAATAACATACAAGGGTCAGGCTTCCCTTAACAATTTTATGTCTAAAAACAAGGTGGATAACACGGAATTTTTTTCATGCAAATCGCTCTATGCAACGGGTATGGAGATTTGCGTAAATCCCATGAGTGTGGTGATTGAGAAAATTGCGCTGACGGATTTCTACCAACGGGTCATATTAAATAAAAACGCCCAACTCAATTATAAAGAGATTATGGTGGAACAACCCGAGGACAAGACCGTACCCAAAGGTAAAACCAAGACCGAATCGGCACCGGTCAAGGAAGGCGGTTCAATACCCCATATCCGCATTAACGCCATTACCCTGCAGGGCGGGCATATCAATTTCAGTGACTATTTTACCCAACCCAATTTTACCGCCAATATGACCGAGATCGCAGGCAGCCTTACAGGTCTGTCCTCCATGGGCAAGGCGCATGCCCAGCTTGTACTCAAAGGTGTCCATGGCGGATATGCACCATTGGACATCACAGGTCAGCTTGATCCTTTAAAGGACAAGCGTTTTCTTGATTTGACCATATCCTTCAAAAACATTGAGCTGCCTAAATTCAATGTGTATTCCAAAAAATATCTGGGATATGAAATAGAGAAGGGAAAACTTATCCTGGAACTGCATTACAATATTAACGGGGATAAGCTTAATTCAAACAATCACGTCCTGTTTGATCAGTTGACCCTGGGCAAAAAAGTGGAGAGTAAGGATGCATCCTCCCTTCCTCTGGAATTTGCCGTTTCACTGCTCAAAAATTCCAAGGGCGAAATTGATTTAAATCTGCCCATTACCGGGGATCTCAGCGACCCTAAATTTCATTTCGGAAAGGTTGTGGGAACAGTCCTGAAAAATTTCATTATGGGAATTGTGACGGCTCCTTTTAAATTTTTAGGCAACCTTGTGGGTGTCGGCAGTGGCCAGGATCTGGGATATGTGGAGTTTGATCCGGGCAAAAGTCAACTGGATCAGGCCCAGAAAGACAAGCTGAACAAGCTTGTAACTGTGCTGGATAAAAGAACCAATTTGAAACTGGAAATTTTGAGCCGGTACAATAAACTTAAGGACGCTGAGCAATTAAGATATGAGGCTTATGAAGCCATGGTTTTATCCATGGATAAAAAATTGCCCGAAGACGGTACGGTGAGACTGGCTGATTTGGATGAAGAAAAACGTACCCGTCTCATTGAAAAGTCCTATGACAAAGCACAGTTCCCCAAACCCAGAGATGCGTCCGGAAAGGAAAAAGAGTTGACTCTGGATGAAAAAGAGACGCTTCTGGTCACCAGCATGTCCCTGGATGGAGATGCCCTAAATGACCTTGGGCGGCGGCGTGGCCGTGAAATTGCCAAATACCTGACAGAAACCGGCAAGATTGATGTAAGACGCGTATTTGTTACGCAGCCTGATCCTGTTGCTGAAGATGAAGAAAATAGTGCCAGGATTAAGACGGCGTTTAATTTGAAATGA
- a CDS encoding cold-shock protein, giving the protein MANGIVKWFNDAKGYGFIEQEEGPDVFVHHTGINATGFKSLNEGDRVTFDVEDGQKGPAAVNVTVQ; this is encoded by the coding sequence ATGGCAAATGGGATCGTAAAGTGGTTTAATGATGCAAAGGGATACGGATTTATTGAGCAGGAGGAGGGACCTGACGTATTCGTGCATCATACCGGCATCAATGCAACAGGCTTTAAATCTCTTAATGAGGGTGACCGGGTCACTTTTGATGTGGAGGACGGACAGAAAGGGCCTGCAGCGGTCAACGTAACTGTCCAATAA
- a CDS encoding ABC transporter ATP-binding protein has translation MNQKNCPPLLAVKHLGVAFRTDHGEVLAVDDVGFELASGQVLGIAGESGCGKSVTALSLMRLLPKPVSKIKEGEILFKGQNLLDLPLDAMRKIRGKKISMIFQEPMTALNPVHTVGRQICESYSLHFPGMGTKAKNIASTQMLEKVGIPDAPQVMKKYPHQLSGGMRQRVMIGMALACEPDILIADEPTTALDVTVQAQIMDLIFQFRDTTGMAVILITHDLGLIAENCDKVVVMYAGTVAESASVTTLFRKPFHPYTKGLLRSIPSLAQTAKEPLPTIPGNVPALSEMHTGCRFAKRCNRVSAQCEKQRPRLMSVSSGHFAACHLVYGGEKNEILINNP, from the coding sequence ATGAATCAAAAAAATTGTCCACCGCTTTTAGCTGTTAAGCATCTTGGGGTGGCATTCCGGACCGACCATGGAGAAGTCCTGGCCGTGGATGATGTCGGCTTTGAACTTGCCTCCGGTCAGGTGCTGGGTATTGCCGGGGAATCGGGGTGCGGTAAGAGTGTGACAGCCTTGAGTTTGATGCGGCTTTTACCAAAGCCTGTGTCAAAAATTAAAGAAGGTGAAATCCTGTTTAAAGGACAAAATCTGCTTGACCTTCCTCTTGATGCCATGCGTAAGATCCGGGGCAAAAAAATATCCATGATTTTCCAGGAGCCCATGACCGCATTAAACCCGGTTCACACCGTGGGCCGGCAGATTTGTGAAAGTTATTCCCTGCATTTTCCGGGCATGGGAACAAAGGCGAAAAATATAGCGTCGACGCAGATGCTTGAAAAAGTAGGGATACCCGATGCCCCGCAGGTCATGAAAAAGTATCCCCATCAATTATCCGGCGGGATGCGTCAGCGGGTGATGATCGGCATGGCACTTGCTTGTGAGCCTGATATCCTTATTGCTGATGAACCGACCACGGCCCTGGATGTAACCGTACAGGCCCAGATTATGGATCTTATTTTTCAATTCCGGGATACAACAGGTATGGCCGTGATTCTAATTACCCATGATCTTGGACTGATCGCAGAGAACTGTGACAAGGTCGTTGTCATGTATGCCGGCACTGTGGCGGAGAGCGCTTCTGTGACAACACTATTTCGGAAACCATTTCACCCTTACACCAAAGGCCTTTTGCGATCCATTCCTTCCCTGGCTCAAACGGCGAAGGAGCCGCTTCCCACCATCCCCGGCAATGTGCCTGCTTTGTCTGAAATGCATACCGGGTGTCGGTTTGCCAAACGCTGCAACCGTGTATCGGCACAGTGCGAAAAACAACGTCCCCGGCTGATGTCCGTCTCTTCCGGCCATTTTGCCGCGTGTCATTTGGTGTATGGTGGCGAAAAAAATGAAATTTTAATAAATAATCCTTGA
- the dinB gene encoding DNA polymerase IV yields MILHVDMDAFFASVEQRDNPELLGKPVIVAGHSSRSVVSAASYEARKFGIHSAMPVFQARQRCPHLIIQPGSREKYARDSRKIMAILRQFSPLVEPVSIDEAFLDIRGCEKLIGTPEQAAKKIKFEIFNQLALTCSVGGAPVRFLAKIASDMDKPDGLTIISGKEMAQVIATLPISKVPGVGAKAMAQMQGLQIETLGDVKRFDLNLLTNKFGSFGQRLFQLARGIDATPIEPERPRKSISAEVTLFSDISDPRDVQSVLLAQAHRVGNELRAGNQRCRKVGIKLKFSDFSQITRSRTLETWISSSNTIFDQALFLYYNLNITKKIRLVGVGVSEFQETEKPIQRSLFPDQNQEDQRQWEAVDRAMDSVLAKFGPDALKKATLKNHKVSHNYIGDQKVNPLCAVQVTITGRVQGVCFRHETQLAARERGLSGHVRNMPDRSVQALFQGKPEDIQDMLAWCRKGSTFSEVKDVNTRTVSVDPALTHFEIRY; encoded by the coding sequence ATGATCCTCCATGTGGACATGGATGCATTTTTTGCTTCCGTGGAACAGCGGGACAATCCGGAGCTTCTGGGTAAACCCGTTATCGTGGCAGGGCATTCCAGCCGCAGTGTGGTATCTGCAGCCAGCTATGAAGCAAGAAAATTCGGCATCCATTCAGCCATGCCCGTTTTTCAGGCCAGGCAGAGATGCCCGCATCTTATTATCCAGCCGGGCAGCCGTGAAAAATATGCCCGGGATTCAAGAAAGATCATGGCTATTTTAAGACAATTCTCCCCTTTGGTGGAGCCTGTTTCCATTGATGAAGCCTTCCTGGATATTAGGGGTTGTGAAAAACTGATCGGTACGCCTGAACAGGCCGCAAAAAAAATCAAATTTGAGATTTTCAATCAGCTTGCCCTGACCTGTTCAGTTGGCGGGGCCCCGGTCCGGTTTCTGGCAAAAATAGCCTCGGATATGGACAAGCCGGACGGGTTGACCATTATCTCCGGCAAGGAGATGGCCCAGGTGATTGCCACCCTTCCCATCAGCAAGGTGCCTGGCGTCGGCGCCAAGGCCATGGCCCAGATGCAAGGCCTTCAAATTGAAACCCTGGGCGATGTGAAGAGATTCGATCTCAACCTATTAACAAATAAATTCGGCAGTTTCGGACAAAGGCTGTTCCAGCTGGCCCGGGGGATTGATGCCACCCCCATAGAACCGGAAAGGCCCCGTAAATCCATCTCCGCTGAAGTCACGTTATTTTCCGATATTTCAGATCCCCGGGACGTACAATCCGTGCTTCTTGCCCAGGCCCACAGGGTCGGCAATGAACTTCGGGCCGGTAACCAAAGATGCAGAAAGGTCGGCATTAAACTCAAATTCTCCGATTTTTCCCAAATCACCCGGAGCAGAACCCTTGAAACATGGATTTCATCATCCAATACTATTTTTGACCAGGCACTCTTCTTGTATTATAATTTGAATATTACCAAAAAAATCCGTCTGGTCGGGGTGGGGGTTTCTGAATTTCAGGAGACCGAAAAGCCGATTCAGCGATCTTTGTTTCCCGATCAGAACCAGGAAGATCAACGGCAATGGGAGGCCGTGGACAGGGCCATGGATTCGGTGCTTGCCAAATTCGGCCCGGATGCCCTGAAAAAGGCAACCTTGAAAAACCATAAAGTTTCACACAACTACATAGGAGATCAGAAAGTGAACCCGCTTTGTGCTGTGCAAGTCACCATTACAGGAAGGGTCCAGGGCGTATGCTTCAGGCATGAAACCCAGCTGGCGGCCCGGGAGCGCGGCCTGTCAGGCCATGTGAGAAATATGCCCGACAGATCGGTCCAGGCCCTGTTCCAGGGTAAGCCCGAGGATATACAGGATATGCTGGCCTGGTGCCGAAAGGGGTCCACCTTTTCAGAGGTAAAGGATGTAAACACCCGAACGGTATCAGTGGATCCGGCATTAACACATTTTGAAATCCGTTATTAG